From the Colletotrichum lupini chromosome 1, complete sequence genome, the window TCTGACCTAGTGCGAGCATTGGACATGGGAAGCGGGATGTGACCACTCGAGCTGTCACAGTGGCTGTTTTGAGATGACGTCTCTGGCCTGAATGAGGCTTACATAGGTTGGCCTTGTAGGCAGTATTTACACTTAAGACGCGTGCAACACGAGTTGTAAGATTTCTGCGCGCAGGTTGAAAAGCGGCGTTAAACCTGGGAGTGAAGCTTCATGAGCACGTCCGTCGTCGCACTGAAAATGATGAATGAGGTGAGAATACGGATAGGTGAGGGTGGGTCGGCCTATGTTCTGAAGCACGTCCCCTTTTGCGGGAATCGCTGTTGTTGTCAGCGACTTGTGAGGTTACTGGCTGGGACGTGGGATAAGGTAGGATCAAGTATATCAGAACCTTGAGGCGGGTAAGGATATGAGAAACAGCGGTAAGGACAGGAACTTGTACAAAGGCAGAATTACTCCACTGGGCGAAGTGAGGAACGCTGGTATGGCGAGTGGAAGATTTGCTAAGGGACAAACGCAGCAGCAGTGTATCTGAAGTGCAGGCTTTCTGACCAACCTGCACACTGGTCAAAGACGCGACTTTTCGCGACGCGGCTAGCTGCCTATAGTGAATAGGCCAGGGGCCCCATTTGTTTTACGCAAGGTAGGGGTATCGGCCAACATTACATGCTCTGTTCCACATGTATCCGTACCGATGCATTCCAAAAAGGAGGTCGGGCAGCGTTTGACTTTACACTGAGTGCACCTGGGCTTTTGTGACTAAGTAGCTGACCCCGCCAGTATTCTTTTGAAGTGAATGGGATGCCACCTCTTTCGCAAGTTACTTCAAGAGTGTCGCATCTCTAATCGTATTTAATGGAGGTCTTCAAGTCATCTTTTATTTTCTGTCGAGAATGACGTTTCTTAAGTTCATCCTACAACCTTACCTTCTTTTTCCTCGTTCATGCCATTACAAGCTCAGTAAAAACTCCACAAAAGTCCGTCGCCTGCCTTTCAAAATTCACGATAGCGTGACATGCACAACAACGTAGCCAATCACTTGGTAACGGCAGACTTCAAGACTTGGGCAACAGCCCGATTCCCAGCCCTCCCCAGAACTTGGGGGCCGACGGGCGATTTCTACCTTATCCCGGCATCAACTCAATCTTTAACTTCCTTGAATCGCTTCGGAGATGACACCCAAAGCCGAAATGCTACTACCCTCATGGGAATGCTACCCTCGTCAGTCAATGAAAGATACCTCGCGAGAAGACACGCAGTGTAAGTATGCGGGCGCGCTTACCTGGCTTCCATAAAACCCAGTGATGGCCTCTCCAGGACCTGTGGTGACTAGAAACGAAGTATTGCTTGGCAGGTTATCTTGAATGGAGAAGAAGCAGCTCCTTCCTCGATTCGTGGACACCTCAACGTGATTACTTCAGCGCACATCTCTTGCCGGGGAGTCTGGACAACGGACAGGTGAACATGGGCAACTCACCTTGAATGCAGCTATGAATCCTTCTTCCACCATCCATGTGTAAGCATCTTCAGGGTCAACGTTTTCCTGGAGAATTTCGACCGCATTGATGAGTTCGCCTCCTGCTCCATCGATTTCAAAAATGATTTCCTTTGTCAAATCTCCAGGCATTTGGCAACCGAACGTTCTATCGCGTTCTGGAACATTGTATGTGAAGTCGATGCGGTATATGCCGGCGCGGCCCAGGACGACTCTGATATTATTGAGTGTTCGAAGGTGGGCACCACCTGGGCCGCCGAAGGAGGTCCAAAATAGTGGTTTGAATCCGTCCAAGTAATGTTTCCTAGGGGCGAAAGAAGTTTCATTCAAGCAGAGGTCTGGTCCCGGGACCTCAGGGTACCACATCCCCATATTTCTCAATCTGTTGTCATCCTGTGCTAGTCTTGCGATAGATGAAGAATGGGGAAAGATAGCCAAGCTCACAATTTTGCAACCCTGTGAAGTCAGCATACTTGCATGGGACAAAGCTCACAAGGTCCACTTGACTCACATCAAATCCAATATCAAGGTAGTTGATGCGCTCGCCTACATTGAAGCGCAGTGTCTTGAGCGACGTCTCCGGAATGCCGAGCCAGTGGGAGGTGTCGAAATTCTGATTGATGCATTGCAAAGCTTGAATCCCCCTTTCTCCCACAGCTAGCTTGAAGCCGCTTATGTCTGAAATCTCCACGGACTGCTCAGTAGTAGTTCTGTAGCCTATTTGACGAACATCGCCTGCGGCCGTGGTAAACTTCAGTCCAGCGATGTATAGAATCTCTCCTACGGGAATAGACCAGATAGAAACCATCGATAGGTCTTCAGGGATGGTCAGGCGGTACGTTTCGCGGAGAAGGCAACCCTTATCCAAGTGGGAGTGGTGTGGCCCGCTCGGTCTCTCCCACAAGTCTCCCGACACTTTTAAATGCTGGGTCGAGCCTTGCTGCTGGGAAGGTTCTGAACCACTGTCGATCCATTGGAAGTCCAGAGCTGCCACAACTTTCTGGGCCAGATTCCAAACACGAACTCTATTCTGGAGGCCGGGACCTATGTGCGCATTGTTGGTTCGACGATACAGCCATCTCCAGTCCCGAGGCTGAGCCCCGTCCTGGGATTCAAAAAGCCATGAGCGGTCTGACTTATGTTTGAATCTCGAGGCCCAGAACTGTTGACTATTGAAAATCGTCCAGAACGAACGTGAGGACAACCGGAGGTTCAATACATCCAAAGTCGGTAGGCAAATAGCGATCGCTGACCGTAGCTCTTCTGGGAGCGCATAGAAGCTGTCCCGTTCTGGTTCTGGGGCTGCAGCATTGGAAATAGGCCCTTCTGGACTTGGCGGCTCTTCG encodes:
- a CDS encoding F-box domain-containing protein, with the translated sequence MSPRICSCTLCGWIVVDAPGSVSWLNQFRGVTSSPNGVILTGVGLYDDPARGAFIAPVDLKRRWDDPTYDSTDEDQFGAMGFPPVNGRHGFVFHEACWDLLEKAFHPSPVPLLRLFDVCESLPFPLLSVGISWGHDYGGASIVDNEHHFPFEDRFSDRDCMDPDPVLSANPYEAEEAHHLLTEAPEEPPSPEGPISNAAAPEPERDSFYALPEELRSAIAICLPTLDVLNLRLSSRSFWTIFNSQQFWASRFKHKSDRSWLFESQDGAQPRDWRWLYRRTNNAHIGPGLQNRVRVWNLAQKVVAALDFQWIDSGSEPSQQQGSTQHLKVSGDLWERPSGPHHSHLDKGCLLRETYRLTIPEDLSMVSIWSIPVGEILYIAGLKFTTAAGDVRQIGYRTTTEQSVEISDISGFKLAVGERGIQALQCINQNFDTSHWLGIPETSLKTLRFNVGERINYLDIGFDGCKIVSLAIFPHSSSIARLAQDDNRLRNMGMWYPEVPGPDLCLNETSFAPRKHYLDGFKPLFWTSFGGPGGAHLRTLNNIRVVLGRAGIYRIDFTYNVPERDRTFGCQMPGDLTKEIIFEIDGAGGELINAVEILQENVDPEDAYTWMVEEGFIAAFKVSTNRGRSCFFSIQDNLPSNTSFLVTTGPGEAITGFYGSQHSHEGSSISALGVISEAIQGS